A DNA window from Molothrus ater isolate BHLD 08-10-18 breed brown headed cowbird chromosome 2, BPBGC_Mater_1.1, whole genome shotgun sequence contains the following coding sequences:
- the LOC118685251 gene encoding LOW QUALITY PROTEIN: stromelysin-1-like (The sequence of the model RefSeq protein was modified relative to this genomic sequence to represent the inferred CDS: inserted 1 base in 1 codon), whose translation MRVRNLPFLLLLCAAVSCAFPANTRQTKEEGMQLIQKYLENYYGFKKDGESFVWKSNNAMTQKLKEMQEFFGLEVTGKLDSGTLDXVQKRRCGFPDVAGFSTFAGEPKWTKHVLTYRIVNYTPDLRPADVNAAIRKALRVWSSVTPLRFIQKDRGDADIMISFAARDHNDFIPFDGPGGSLAHAYAPGKDFGGDAHFDEDETWTKSTEGTNLFYVAAHEFGHSLGLSHSKDPNSLMYPVYRKFDPSVLLLHQDDITGIQYLYGSSPNTNNDQTESTEIKDPTESKDPALPNICSSNLTFDAVTTFRGEIMFFKDKHIWRKHPAVRTADFELISSFWPRLPPGVDAAYEISEKDEMVIFKGKEFWVVRGDTILPGYPQKLYTLGFSKDVSKIDAAFHNGIEGKTYYFIADKFWSYDERSQSMDRKPLLIRDAFPGINGKIDAVFQHENSLYFFSGRKQFEFDLNKKRVTHLLKTNFWFPC comes from the exons ATGAGAGTGAGAAATCTCCCATTTCTCCTATTATTATGTGCAGCAGTTTCTTGTGCCTTTCCTGCAAATACAAGGCAGACAAAGGAAGAAGGCATGCAGCTTATCCAG aagtACCTGGAAAATTATTATGGCTTTAAGAAAGATGGAGAAtcttttgtttggaaaagtaATAATGCAATGACCCAAAAACTAAAAGAAATGCAGGAATTCTTTGGGCTGGAGGTGACAGGGAAACTGGATTCTGGCACTTTGG TTGTACAGAAACGCCGCTGTGGATTCCCTGATGTAGCTGGGTTCTCCACCTTTGCAGGAGAGCCAAAATGGACAAAACATGTCCTGACATACAG GATAGTAAACTACACACCAGACCTGCGTCCAGCAGATGTCAACGCAGCGATCAGGAAAGCGTTACGTGTCTGGAGCAGTGTGACCCCGCTGAGATTCATCCAGAAGGACAGAGGTGATGCAGACATAATGATCTCCTTTGCAGCCAGAG ATCACAATGACTTCATCCCCTTTGATGGCCCAGGGGGTTCCCTGGCCCATGCCTATGCACCTGGCAAGGACTTCGGTGGAGATGCTCACTTCGATGAGGATGAAACGTGGACCAAAAGCACAGAGG GCACAAACCTGTTTTATGTTGCTGCCCATGAGTTTGGCCATTCACTGGGACTTTCCCATTCCAAAGACCCCAATTCTCTGATGTATCCAGTTTACAGGAAATTTGACCCTTCAGTACTCCTTCTTCATCAGGATGATATTACTGGCATACAGTACCTCTATG GATCATCTCCCAACACAAACAATGATCAAACAGAATCTACTGAGATAAAAGACCCAACTGAATCAAAAGATCCTGCACTGCCAAACATCTGCAGCTCCAATTTGACATTTGATGCTGTCACCACTTTCCGTGGAGAAATAATGTTCTTTAAAGACAA GCATATTTGGCGCAAACATCCAGCAGTCAGAACAGCTGATTTTGAGTTGATATCTTCATTCTGGCCACGGCTGCCACCTGGTGTTGATGCTGCATATGAAATTTCTGAGAAAGATGAAATGGTAATTTTTAAAG GGAAAGAATTCTGGGTTGTGAGAGGAGATACCATACTTCCTGGATACCCTCAAAAACTCTACACCCTGGGCTTTTCGAAGGATGTTTCCAAAATTGATGCTGCTTTTCATAACGGAATTGAGGGGAAAACATATTACTTCATAGCAGACAAATTTTGGAG ttatgaTGAAAGAAGTCAGTCTATGGATAGGAAGCCATTACTGATAAGAGATGCCTTTCCAGGAATTAATGGGAAGATTGATGCTGTTTTTCAACATGAAA aCTCCCTTTATTTCTTCAGTGGAAGAAAGCAATTTGAGTTTGACCTTAACAAGAAGAGAGTTACACACCTCCTAAAGACAAACTTTTGGTTTCCATGctaa